The genomic DNA CAACAAATGAGGACTCAAGAGACCTGCGATACAGGGACTTTGACAAATCTCTGCACTAAAGCCCTAGAGACCTCCAGTACAGGTTCAGAGAGCTCTTCACTGAAGGGAAATTTAAAGAGCTCTTCACTGAGGGTCCTACAGAGTCACAGTGTAGAGAGCTCTTTAAACCAATGGCTGATTGGCTTGAGTTCCCATTCAAACAAGGCTAAGGTAATTAAGATGGATAAAATGCATGAATTATTCCTGCAGCCATCGCTGTTACTTCTGCAAAATGGGTAAAATGGGATTGTCAAAAAAACAGGGGCCTCTATGTTCACTGATTCAGTGGCTTTACTAGATTGAGATATACAATGTGTTCTATTCACCCTGACCAAGTAGTGAATTACAAATCACGCATCCATTCTTAAAAAGTTACAAATGAATTCATTCTTATCTGCGGTTTAATGCCTGCAATCCTTGTCCATATCTGACACAACATTCCCCCTGTTTAAttcaaggaagaaaaaaattaccGTTGCTGGATGGATACACTGGATCTTTGGCTTCACTTTATAAAAACTTAAGATGGCTCCTTCAATATCGTCCAGCTaaaatcaaacacacaaaaatggagaaattacaaataacaaaacaaacgtAGGTTGTTTTCCTATCCAGCCAAAGGTATGGCATGCACTGAAATCATCATTAATAACATTTTGTACTATCTAGCTAATTTGAGGACaagatttacaaataaaataagataccACAATCAACTGGTCTTTTATATTGGCAATTGACCTCAGTTAGAAACTGTGGAAATGAGCGTTTACTCACGGAGTAATAGGTTTCTGATGGCACAATGTTGTGATCCCTCAGGGTGCTGAAATGGTAAAATGCAGCCGCTTGGAAAATGCACCGGAATTTAAATGGTTATGCAGGACAAAGAACCGCATAACAGCACAAACTGTCAGCAGGTCTAGCCACAAGTGCTCTTCTGCAAGAGACTATTTCCTGGACATGTAgcggaggcagaaacactggaggtattcaaggcccggctagatacagtgttagatcctatctagcttttaggtaaactaagcattacgtacagtttagtggtaggaatagacgagcagtgttgggctgaatggcctgttctcgtcttacgttatgttatgcACAGCAAAACATCCATGGAAACCAAGCTCATCCTAGTTCACACAAGCTGCCAGTCtcacaaacaggaaatacatttttgttaactGGAAGGAATGAAAGCAATCTGAAACTGGCTTAGCCACTCTTTCCATTGGTCACAGTCTAATTCTGCCTGCAAAtgaaaactttttcttttttttttttagttttgaatCTTGATCAACTATACTCCTGTCTTTGCTGACAATGTCAAATACTACTTTTCTTTGTTGAACACTATGAAAGTGAATGATGGTCCCTGCAAGGGAGTAAACAAGTGCATCATTTACAGCTAATGTATCTCCTCTTAAACAAACAAGGTACATTACTAACTGAATAATCACTATGAATGAGGAAACTGtatgtcataataataatcagtcaGATGTAGTGGCATCAAAAATATCCAAACATGGCTGGAGACTATTTTTTTACTACGCATAATATAGACCGAGCCATTTTATATTCATCATGACCATTCATGGTTACAAAGTAATAATTGCAAGAATAATATCCAGTTTATGTAACAGGCGTTGTGCTGTCATAGTAGCAATAGCAAGAGCAGCACAGTATGAAACAGTAGCAACACATGCTGTAACAATCAGCCTACCCATCAAGGTTGAGTTTGTTGTAGAGCTCCAGGGCCTTGCTGAAGTATTTATGTTCCGTGTCCATGCTCTCTAATTGGGCAGCACAGGTTCCATGTTTCATCCACTCATGTTTCCTGGAAGGGCAAAAAAGGCAATAGTCACAGCCGGCTTTAGTATTCAGTAcacaataatacatttccattttcagcatttagcagacatacATATCCAAAATGACTTCGCACAGCGTACATTATAACTCACAGACCATACAGCTGGATTATTTACTGAACTGGGTAGTCTTAGTGGTCGACCAGAGATTTCCTCACTTTTAGTTTGACTTGCTGtaactttactgacttagcctatgcttactgcgtTAACCAGATCTGATGGTCATGGCCATGGATAACTGATACTCAACGAGAATTGTATTTTATCGGACCTGTGTGCtatagttgttccaatgaccttcagtgcgcacttattgtacatcgctttggataaaagcatctgccaaataaatgtaacgtaacATCTGATGAATCTTAGTGGAATGTACTGTACCAGAAGGCAgtggctggagagggagagggatgaagGAGGTCAGGCCACCATTTTCTCATCTGTGGCATCAAGTCCTGCAAAACCAGGCCATaaaaacagcaagaaaaatGTTCACACTACCCAACACTAGGCCAAAAAAGCAATAACCTCTACACTGTCTGAGCTACAAATTGTTATAAATCAAAGAAAGGACACTGTGTAATTCGGCAGTTTTTTGACAGTGGACGAGCGTTTAATTTCCAAGTAAGCCGGCTAGACATTGTATCACAAATGAGGAAGACCTACAATCCCTGTCTAATAGGcaattgtgcgtgtgtgtgtgtgcgtttgagtgtgaATATACGAGTGCATGTCTGTATatatgtggtgtatgtgtaagtgCATATTTACGAACGTgagtgcatgtatttatgtgtgtgtgtgtccactttCCCCTCTCACTGACTCCTGAGGTTATGTAGTTTATCAGCACACAATTGCACCACGGTTAATAAATACCTCTATTAGACTTGCATTGAAGTGCCAAGATGAATTGCATGTAAATCCTTTGTTTGTCCTGTATGAATACAGAGATTTtagtgatgacatcactactTCATAATCAACATATAAAGCTCAAAAGGTTCACTGCCATAAATAAATTCCCCCAACACTCAATTATTTCTTAACCTGGAGAGCCGCAGCAAAacacttaaaacattttcctcCTATAATCTGTTCCCCCACAAACAATCCATACCAAAATAACTGTCCAGGGCAAAAACCTATGAAATGTCTTACCACAGTCCATGCAAAGTCCAGTAGCCAATATCTGTCTCACAATGTTCCTcctaaaagcacacaaacagtTATAAATAGTATTATATACCTACACAGTAACTACGAAATGCAATGCATTACGCAAAGCTGTCCCTTTCAAACCTAAAGTATTTTTTAGAACAttattcaataaaatgtcaaaaggaCAAGATCCACAGCGATCAGATCATTCAAaataatcattaaataaatgtgaaggaattacaaaaaaataaaaaaataaaataaagggcaacatttaatttaaatattttttaagtatgAAAAACCCTTACACTGCAAAATGTCTGTGGCCAGTGATGAGTCAAAATCAGCATTGACCATTCTTGCCTGCAAATCAAAAACAAGAAAGGGTATCAGTTATTTGCAAACATGCACATTCTATTCCACTTCCCTATTTATCTGTAACAAAGTGATGACTAAATGTTTGCAGTTGGAAGGCATATCAGAAAGGTtagaataaaacagaaacacaaagtcACTTACCTAAATAGTTTAAACGATAAAGCCCCAGGACCACAGGCCAGGAATAGCAGGGCaaaaaagacaaatgagccCATTGTCCAGGAAAATCAATCCTGTGacaaaacaagtaaaataattaaaatatttctctcAATGGCCCTTCGGTTTGGTATGTACGTATTCTGTGGGAACCTATAGGCATAATGTTTTAGGCCAcgctgtattattattttttttagaataactGCACTCCTGTAGTTGCTATTCCTGTCAAATTTGACATGCACTTTATATGGTTGTTTCAGACCAGTAGGCCAGGGGAATAGAGACAATGGTGTAAGCTATTAGGTTGGTTTTTGGTTGATTTGGGAAAGAggaaaagccatttttaatgaagAACTTCGTTTTCTCTTCATACCTCGATACCCTACCATCTGAAGGTGCGAATACGCAACATAAATGCATCTACAATTAATTCAGTCTAAATAACTTGATTGTCGTAAACAGGCACTGCATATGAATgttctaaatataaatataaataaataggaatTGATACATATCTTAAAGTAGGGTACATTTAGCCTACAAGGGGTGTatcaatcagaaaaaaacaaccaacatAACGTTAGATTAGTCTGCAAGAAGTAGCTAGAACAAAATTCTGCCGATTGCCATTGGCACTACCGCGGCAGCAAATGCGTATTACATTGCAGTGTTAATGTTACTggtgtattattattacattgaaaacatcagTCCCGTAAAACAACCTTGCTATCTAGTAagatcatttcagttttacttgAAGGCAAAATTTTCACAGTATCAAAATAACTGCGACTAATAACCAAACAACGTTGCGCCTTTTGTTTACCAATAACCTGTCTTGCACTGAAGTATAGCAAACTTTTAGTCGTCTCTAGACTTGGTTACTTGAACGGAAGTGAAAAAATCAACCGTAACTTTGCGTTCAGCTAGCCAAACAACATTGGcaacaacaaataacatttgtacGCGACTATTAACATGAATTTAGCTACCAAATTAGCAAATAAATTCTTACCTCCTGTCAAATGTTTCACCTAGACTAACTTAGGGCAATTGCCAAAATAACGCAAGATCTTTAGCTTGCTATCGGTAGCATTCGTATGGTATGTAAGCTAGCAGCCCGGTTGATTGTTTATCGATGTTAAGTCAACTTCTGAGTCCTAGCAGTGAAATTACTCGGTAAATACAGTAACGTCGCTAGGGTTAGTTTAGACTTCTGGTTTAGACAGTAAACACATGCGCTTTGTTCCGCTCTGGCTGGACGCGTCTGCGCAGACTTGCCTTTGAAATGCAGTCACGTGACAACGCCTCACATTTATCTCACATGACTTCTGTAATTTCCCATTTGCCAGCTTCAGACTTATTTAACTGTATAGCGTTCACACTAATGGTTCACATCGGTGCTCAATTCACAATGGGTAAGACAATTCCGCGTCACATGGttattgttgaaaaaaaaaaaaagaaaaaaaaaatacatatctcAGGTAGTGGTGCAAGTCGAGATAtgtaaataactttaaaaaaataattgacgGACTAATCGCAACACCCTCAGAAACATACAGTGCAGATACATTTTTTGGGACACATTTCCATAATGTACCAATACAGCAATGTTATATGTGGATAGGCCTATTCGTAAGTGTAGTAGGCTACTATAGTATGTAGGACTACTatagggtaccaccccagtgacaagaTCTGTACCTTTTTAGGCACTTTTCCGTAGCCTTCCTTTTTCTGAGAGAGATGGTGTAATTAATATCAATATATGAAATCCGTTCGGACATTTATTCAACCGGCGGTGGCCTACTGCTCAGCACGACAGCAATAGGCTACTGCACCACATAATATCCATATTGTACGAAATGGAGAATATAGTAGCCTACTGAAATTTCTCTATTGAATGCAACAAAGAAAATCATCTGtctttgattatttttatttcacgaACACACGATGAccgatatttaaaaataaaaaacagtaaacagtatCCCTTTACTGACTTCAAGAAAACTTGATCTCTTGTTAAAAATAGAATTTGGAAGGAGCTCAGCTGAGGGGCGGTATGGGCTGTCTTAAGAAACCTAAAAAGGGTTTAAGGTCATGGACAGTGCTGTACTTTAAATGCAATGGGCGACTAACACCGCATATATCCCTCTATTTTATCCATCAATATATGAgccattaaatacatttatcgCTCAACTTTTCAGATAACACCTTCTGTAAGCCCATGGGCTCAGATGTAGTTTGTCTTCACACCCAATAGTTTTTTTCACCCATGGAGACTTGTTCGTTAGccagtgtttttaattttattttttatcattgatTAGCTCTGAGTCCATACACACTGCATTCCATTGACCCAAACAGCACTTTTAAGCTATGTGTAAGAAAGAATAGcaaatatattgtttaaataatgtttattatgCGTATTCAGTGTACCCTGTAACCTGTAGCGATGCGTTTTACTGCAAGTGAGAAATGAAGCAGAAAGTTGATGCAAATGCTATATATAGTTCTATGCATATCCTTAAATGGGGTGCGAGTGGAGAAGCATTCCGTGGgggcaatatttttgttttcatcagcaAGTGATTCCCAAGTGGGTTCGCGCCGATCATCCTCCGCTCTGCGCTCTTTTAATCTCACGGGGTAAGTTGGGTTTCCTTTGTTGCTATATTTCATCTTGAACATTAACGCGTGTCCTCCGActattgcaaatgaaaatatggggatttttcatatttttgtgagTAACAAGTTAAAATATTGGCCGAGGGGATGAATAATAGGTTGATTTGCTGCACACCAGAATAGTGGTAAAATTGAACCTTTACACCCAGTTACAGCATCACCTTGAATGGAGTCAGAATAAGAAGTCACTGCAGAACTGACACTTGAAGGTGTATTTTTAAATCCTGGATAACATTGCCTGGTATGACTTAAtggatttttcaaaataaagtttacgcacaaatatattaattatacgAGCTTTAATCCACATTTAGGCCTactattaatttaaatgtaaatgtaatcattaGCCTTGCCcacttgcacatttttattgatagcgTTATTTGCATTAGTGATCTTAACAGTAATGTAATGATCTAAATAGTTTTTTGACAATATCTTTATGTCTTGGAAAGATCTGGATTTTCAACATAAATTGCAGCTATATCAATATAGGCTACTATTTTGTGTGAAAAGACATTAGAGCAGATATATGCTTTTAAGTTATATGAAATAAAGTAACGCTCTTCAAATGCTGGGAGGAATTACATTGCTGTTCACATTTACACTGAATTCGTACCACCGCAACTGATTTAGCTTACCGCTCTAAAGATAGGCTGCTTGAACCTGCAGCGGAGAGACTACATCCGGAAAATCATCAGAGAGTGTTCCAAGTTTATGGAGATTTTAATGTGGATTTGAGAGCGCAATTTAGAACTACACTCTCAAATGTTTGCAGTGAATCCACCTGCAGCAAAATCGATATATTTTTACGCTCATTTAGGCCACCATAGAAACCTATGGTTATTATTACtgaatgtgcatgtgattgATATGTCAAAAACTGTAGACCTagtatttgacattttaatccTAAAACATGAGACCACTTGAAATATAATATCGCTTAATTTACTCTCGCTTCAAATTGCGGAAATGTGTtgaccacaaaaatgtgtttaaatgtttttttagtgatgttttcatgtatgttttttttttttgataggtCTTTTTGAAATTTGTTGGCGGCCATGACGACCAAGGTCGTGCCATTTTACCCGTGCAAGTACAGGCATTACAACTATGACTACCGCAGCAGTGATTCTAAATATGTAGTCAAGGAATACTCCTCAAGGTAGGATATGCAGCTCATCTCTCAACATAATTTTATCTGTAGTTGGATAGCTGCACAGGTAGATGTTTGGAAATTAAGTGACTGTCTCAGTATGTACATTCATTCATGGAAGGATTAATTGTGTAACAAAGTCCACTTTCCAAATTCCCTCCAAAATGTTCTCCTATTTAatttcttcattattatttttatgtgctgATGCAATCCTCAGGATTCAAGCTAAATGCTGTGATAAGTTCACAGTCCTGTTCTTGAACTTTACAGTGTCCACCATCCAGGTTATATAAATGAACAGAAGTGCTGTACTTAGCCTATATTGTAATAAGGATAGACTTTAATGAAtgctaaaaacacagaaactgaTTGGTTGGTGTGCggtgtacagtgtgtacagtgttaTGTCATAACATTTAGGGCACTGAAACAGTGCTTGACAAGAAAGcttagcttttttaaaaatgatctatttgtatattttgtgatTCAGACATTCTTACACTTTTAGTAAGCAATCTGTGTCTTTTGTCGTTCagaaatttataaaaaatattatcataATGATGGGATCTATTTAATATgcaataaagtgaaaaaaatgtgttactgGGAGGTGACACTTAGTCTGAAGGATATGTTTAtcgacattttttttaaatgactgcattttcattagttacttcacctgttgaaggatatcacatttgaaaagcaaataatTCATACATATGTTAAAGACTGTAATAAAAGGTTTCAATAGGTATAAGGATTTTCTACGGGAAGCCATATAACTGCATGACTTTGTCTGGCCTGCTTTCTGAAGCTAAAGGCTTAGTTAGGCTACTCGGACGGCAGAGGACAcgagaagaaataaaataaattgttgccGGAAGAGGTGTTGGTGGGACTGTAGGGGGTGCTCTTCCCTCTAGACCAAGACTAAGTCGAAAACCAATATCCTGGAGCAATTGTGGTGACGCTATGCTATGGGAATGTAATCTTTGGATAAGGTCAAGGTCCTTACCCACTGGTGCTCCACGGCACTTATAGCAAAAAGTTTGGGGTCCTGTCCAAATTCTGAATGGAAGCAATTCAGACAATAATATTACCCCTGATTCAATTGGCTTAAAACAACCTATCCGTCCActtctgctgtgctgtgctgagcttaatactgtaaaatggctgcctaGCTACTACAATTTTGTGGAAGTTGAGGTGATCCCCCACCCTCCTACTTCACAGTAAACACTTTGAGGCCATTCAATATGAAATTCAATCTACTGTATTCTACTGTAATTTATAAACATCCTCATAGTTCTCATATTTGACTTGCAAATGTTATATTTACAGTTCTATTTGGGTAAACATAACTGATAAAATGAGTAATGTGAACTACAGTATTTTACACTTGTACACAGATGATTAATCCTGTGTCAATGCAAACAGATTCAGCAAGGCCActttatgaacaaaaaacaaacaaaaaaaaacaaagaactaaacaCATGTAGACTACaagtttcatattttaacatcATTCATAAAGGTTGTGGAATGATATTTGGTGGTTATATTGCATcattatttagcatatttttcACATGCTTAAAAAAAGTTGTTGGAAATTTCTATAAAGATTAGATAAAGGACTCACAGAAGTGTATATCAGTAATGTGGGATGCAAGCATTCTTTCATCTTATGATCTTACTATCACATCAAAGTGGGACTTGCTCCACAGAATTGTGCCATGTcattttgtttatgaattcCCTTTaattccccttctctctctctctctctctctctctctctctctctctctctcagatctaAAACTTCTGCAACTGCTGTGGCTTCTGCAACTACTGCAGCTAGTGCAACAAGATCAACTACTGCAGCTAGTGCAACAAGATCAACTACTGCAGCTAGTGCAACGAGATCAACTACTGCAGCTAGTGCAACAAGATCAACTACTGCTTCAAGATCAACTACTTCAGCAACTGCAGCAAGTGCAACTACAGCAGCTACTGCGTTTACTGCAACTGCTGCGTCTACTGCTGCTTCTTCGTCCACTGTAGCAACTGCTCATGAGGAAGAGAGCCTAGAATACTCGTACAAAGTACGGAAGAGAATTAATGAAGTGGTAAAGTTCCTTTTTGTTCTTCTATGTGACTGGAAATTTTATGTCTGTGaggatcacatgatcacatatCTCCAGATATCAGAAAGGTTAACTGCACCAATTTGGACTGGGAACTTCACATGACTTTCAAAACATTCTATTTAAGAACATAtgaacatacaaatacataatcCATATCCTTTAAGATATCGCTTTTTCCTAAGAAAAAATTACAATAGAACATTCCAATCTTTTACATGGAATGCAAGGTAAATTAATaggttaaattaattaataattaattatccAGCAAAATATAGTTTGCTGGATAAGTGCTCTTCTTATATTTGATATTATAGTAGTTTGCTTCCAGTTTTctggtatttctccagtttttaGACTTTTAGAGATATGCATAAAATATCTCTAAGCAGTTCATGAAATGTTAACTCTCCTAGTGCTTGGAGCACTCTTTGACATAGGTGCCCTTATGTAATGAATTCTATATCTGAattcaattaacaaaatgttCTACCTTACCAGCATTCAACTCATGAAACTTGGCTCCTGATAGGTGAAGACGAAGGTATCAGAAAAGTACATTCGTGAGGAGTCCAGGATCAGGGGTCCCGAATTCCTGGTGAGGCTGAGGTCCCATACAGTCTTTGAGAACGCCTCTGTGAAGCTATTCTGCACGGTGCATGGATACCCCACCCCCTATGTTAAATGGTGAGGATTCCATAGATACAAGGCCAAATTAGCTGGCGTCTCCACTCAGCCCAGTCATGTTTGtcttttatgaatgttttttgtatgttgcaggTCGAGGCCACTGTAGTACTTCAGTTGTTTCCTAAGGATTTTATCATAGTTTACTGTCAAATCCTTGAAGCAAGTTTGTTTTCAAAGGGCTCTTTTCAAATGAGAGCCAAACACATCTGCCAGAATTTTTCTCATGTTGTTGcagccagctctctctctttgaagTCAGACAGATGCTttagactcacacacacacacaacacacacacacactctctctctccctctctctctctctctctctctctcacacacacacactctctccccccctctctccctctctctctctctctctctctctctctctctctcacacacacacacacacacaccattaaagTTGACATTTATGTTTACACATATTCCTGTTAAATACTTATTTGGCAGTATGTACTTTGAGCAGTTTGTTTGACCACAATATATAAAATGGAAACCAACTGTACTATTGCATGTATGCAttcatgcatacagtatatacatctTGTACAGGTGTGCAATACATAGAATGCCTTAAATTTTCAAGGGGTCATCAAGATCCTGTAATTACAGATCCTGGTGTAaagtaaatataattatataattcaaACATTTATGCAGCATAGTTGCATAGACAcctatgttttttatttatttattttttaaaatgtttttagcagTATGCTAGATTACTACTACGGGGAAAGTAGGAACTGCCGAATAAAGAAGGAAATggttgtattgttttgtattcttCCTTGTTTCAGGTTTAAGGACAATGTCCTCATTGACACAGCCAGCACAGCGGCGAAATACTTTGTGGAGAGCAATTATGGAGTTCACAGCCTGGAGATCACCAGGTATTGAACTCCCTGGAAACCCCACGAGACCTAATGTCACGTTTACGTCATTAGAGCCGACATACAACAGTCTTAAgccttgcagaaaaaaacaggctttAGGTACATACAAACTCCTTTTGTGCATTTATTCTGTGATTATTTTGATTATCATTTGCAGTTGTTTATCTGGTTTATGCTTTTACCCAGTGAAAGTGTGTAATGTTTgtccatacaaaaaaaaacacaaatagttataaataaataaataattaaatatcagTGCCGTACAACCAGTAAGATAACACACAAATTCCTATGAGAACATAACACTATAAGCTATATAATTGTAGTGAACTCAGCTACTGACTACCTGTGTCAACTGTAAGCTAGTTTAAGATATTTATCTGAATTACAGTTACATGCTGATGTCTGGTGCCACCTTTCTCCTGATATTAgcatgaaaaagaaataaagaaaaaatacatattttagtgTGAAATTACATGGAGGTGTTGCACTATGTAAGATTTTATGTGAAACTACAATGAAGCCGTTTCATATGTCTTACATTACTGCAGTGGCATGACCATGTTATGACAATATATCCTGTCACTTTGGGTTAGTCTACATTCTTATTGCGGTACATGTACTgccaggaaggaggagggagccGTGACGGCAGCTTGCAATGGCTGCATTTAGTGTGAGCATGATTTACACGGAGGTGCCCAAGAAAGGTGGTCACGTGCCCAGGCGTCGCAGGTTAGCTTTTCCAATTTAGTCCAGGCCTGGGCGTCGGCTACGCCCCTGATCGCCGAGGCTCCTCAGCTGTTCCTGCTGAACTGCTGAGCGATGTGTCATCTGAGACCTGACCTCTTTAAAGAGCACCCCGGCTCCTCGCTGCCATTCCGTCTCTCCGTCTGGCACAACT from Anguilla rostrata isolate EN2019 chromosome 18, ASM1855537v3, whole genome shotgun sequence includes the following:
- the rnaset2 gene encoding ribonuclease T2, which encodes MGSFVFFALLFLACGPGALSFKLFRQEWSMLILTHHWPQTFCSEEHCETDIGYWTLHGLWTNKGFTCNSSWHFNASLIEDLMPQMRKWWPDLLHPSPSPATAFWKHEWMKHGTCAAQLESMDTEHKYFSKALELYNKLNLDGTLRDHNIVPSETYYSLDDIEGAILSFYKVKPKIQCIHPATGEQMQVLGQIEICFDPEFTLVDCHKAAEDPRSGPNDNLTSHPYGDTGFKVCDRSTKVYYPPVNKGSIKHHMRGFL